A genomic region of Sarcophilus harrisii chromosome 6, mSarHar1.11, whole genome shotgun sequence contains the following coding sequences:
- the LOC116420057 gene encoding uncharacterized protein LOC116420057 — protein MAVPDAKRPEARRRGGPAPPPREGPPERTLSLSSCSLPLPSGASTPSRSQSRLSPTRTWTVVSDVAPDLDRARGRPPEGEILPKSPISVPNPATPFPKGPASVGSSAPAVACRVRRGPMTSCTLPRAAVVAAAALSLPPSDPRSGSLKEVLPSLPASVLPADWGSSPCSAPSPAGLPLLRSPPSPALPAPWRALRLPALSIARGGESWRSRGGGGGGSSRGDRGGGGGGGSGGGGGGGSGGPGPDRGVVPSWLSGVLVPPAWSRGWRRRRPRQRRRETGAPRRRRRRRRRPPPPGELGGPGGGSSSPAPRGLVRVCDLLLKKKPPPQNPKAKRSRTCHPPSSSDSSSDSDHGPAGPGPGAGGPSSNNSEEEEDDDDDDEDEDEEEEEEEEEEVSEARACGRRGGGWGGTPARGGAGRPARASGAGAEPRARVVTLRGPDRGRGGAGRLSQAPSRRYFSMPVPLRDFPQRARVTPEIRHPPPPPFPLLPRKVFGTTSLDSSGNVCISEIVAISHGNLNSSF, from the exons ATGGCAGTCCCAGACGCAAAGCGCCCAGAGGCTCGCCGCCGCGGAgggcccgccccccccccccgggaagGACCCCCGGAACGaaccctctctctctcctcttgctCCCTCCCGCTTCCCAGCGGTGCCTCTACACCCTCCCGCAGCCAGTCTCGCCTAAGTCCGACTCGGACCTGGACAGTCGTTTCTGACGTGGCCCCGGACCTGGACAGAGCTCGAGGTCGGCCCCCTGAGGGTGAGATTCTCCCTAAGTCCCCGATCTCCGTCCCCAACCCCGCGACTCCATTTCCCAAAGGGCCCGCTTCTGTGGGGAGCAGTGCCCCGGCTGTCGCGTGCAGGGTACGGCGAGGCCCGATGACGTCATGCACGCTTCCG CGCGCGGCGGTGGTAGCGGCAGCAGcgctctcccttcctccctcagaCCCTAGGAGCGGAAGCCTAAAAGAAGTCCTGCCCTCCCTGCCTGCCTCCGTCCTTCCGGCTGATTGGGGCTCGTCTCCCTGCTCAGCCCCCTCCCCCGCGGGCCTCCCTCTTCTCCGCAGCCCCCCCTCTCCGGCCCTCCCCGCCCCGTGGAGGGCGCTACGGCTCCCCGCCCTCAGTATCGCGAGAGGTGGTGAGAGCTGGCGGagccgcggcggcggcggcggcggcagcagtaGAGGTGACCGAGGCGGTGGCGGTGgtggcggcagcggcggcggcggcggcggcggtagCGGCGGCCCTGGCCCCGACCGCGGAGTGGTCCCGTCGTGGTTGAGCGGAGTCCTCGTGCCCCCGGCCTGGTCCCGGGGATGGAGAAGGCGACGGCCCCGGCAGAGGCGGAGGGAGACGGGAGCcccccggcggcggcggcggcggcggcggcgccccCCCCCTCCCGGGGAGCTCGGTGGCCCCGGCGGCGGCAGCTCGTCCCCGGCTCCCCGCGGGCTCGTGCGGGTGTGCGACCTGCTTCTCAAGAAGAAGCCGCCGCCGCAGAATCCCAAGGCCAAGCGCAGCCGGACCTGCCACCCCCCCAGCAGCAGCGACAGCAGCAGCGACAGCGACCACGGCCCCGCTGGCCCGGGCCCCGGCGCCGGCGGCCCCAGTAGCAACAACAGCGAGGAGGAAGAggacgacgacgacgacgacgaAGACGAGgacgaagaggaggaggaggaggaggaggaggaggtgtcTGAGGCAAGGGCCTGCGGGCGGAGGGGGGGCGGCTGGGGGGGCACCCCGGCACGTGGGGGCGCGGGCCGGCCTGCCCGGGCCTCCGGAGCCGGGGCGGAGCCTCGGGCCCGAGTTGTCACATTGAGGGGCCCGGACCGAGGCCGCGGTGGAGCCGGCCGCCTGTCACAGGCGCCTTCCAGGCGGTACTTTTCCATGCCGGTTCCACTGCGGGATTTTCCCCAGCGGGCACGAGTGACTCCCGAAATACGGcatccacccccacccccattcccccTTCTCCCGCGAAAGGTTTTTGGAACAACTTCACTTGACAGT AGTGGTAACGTCTGCATATCTGAAATTGTTGCTATTTCTCATGGCaaccttaattccagcttttga